The genomic region aaaagcagaaatagacccataaatacagagaacaaactgatagttgctggaggggaggaggcaggggatgtgaaaaatgagcaaaaggaagaCGGAGGTACAGGCATCcacttatgaaatgaataaattacagaaatgaaagatccggtatagggaatatagtcaatggtattgtcgCAGTGTTTTATGGCGAGACATGGTAGTTACGCTTGTGATGAGCTTTGCAAAATGTATAGAGTTGTCAGACCACTGCGTTATACACCTAAGACTAATGtaatgtgtgtcaactatacttaaataaaaataataaaaatacataaaagggggaaaatcaaagaccaaatttttaaaaaagagtataatGTATCTCTACTGCTGGAAGCAATAACCAAGgctttatatttaaacatttaatgtcCTTTCTTCTTAAGTTTAAATAGCAAAGAATTTCCTCTATGCCAGTAGGTGGAATTATTTGGGTACGGTGGCCAGATGGGGTTGTTTCGGCCCCAGACATCATTCTACCACATGATTTGCCATGTTGACCCATTTGATTTCaaatctacttaatttttttgagtcTCTAAGGCTGCATACTTAAATTCACGAATAATTAGACTTGCTTTAGGGACTCCTTGATTGTTGACAGGatttaatgacataaaaaatCAGGTATTTGTAGGTTACCGTATCTGTGCTGGGATTTGCCACAGAAGAATCTCAGGACTagtatttcttagtttttttattattattattattacatttctttatttttgagaagcagagagagacagagcatgggtgggggaggggcagagagcaagggggacacagaatctgaagtaggctccaggctctgagcggtcagcacagagcccgatgtgggacttaaactcacgaaccgtgagatcatgacctgagccaaagttggatgctcaaccgactgagccacccaggcaccccaggactagTATTTCTTAGTCCTTGTACAGAAACAACTAGGGATGCTACAAGTTATCTTAGAGATCCTCAGAAAATTCTCCAAAGTTACACCTCATTGATTTAAACTGAAACCAGAAAGCCACATATATCACTTCAAGGGGTTAATGGGTGAAGACCTACGTTGGATAAATATTAgttttcatatgaatattttataggGGGAAAGTAATTACCAAGAAAATTATCAAGACCCTCTAGGTAGCAGGCATTCTGCTATTTGGAGTTATGGCACTGAACTGCATGTACAGGGGTCTACCTTGATGGAGATTACAGTCTAGTGTGAACTTGGACAATACACAGATCATTGCAAACTAGATTAATGGATGCCAAAGCAGGAGGATATTGGATTGGGGACAATAACAACACCTACATGGGCCTGTAACTCAGATTTAACGTTCTGTGCTTTTCCACGGTTAATaaccagtaaaaaaagaaaaaaatggaactaatAAAAAGTTAGATTTCCCTtcagcataaaaagaaaaaatgtttcttacgtatgaaagagaggaaaaaagtttcttaagtttcttaagtatgaaatagaggaaataactcagaaaaagaaagtacaggGTAGGATATAGTGGGAAAGAGGTTTTCCCAGGTTAGAGGTGTGCAAAAACTAGACATTACAGTCATTACATTgctatgatttttatatttttgactgCATAGAAAAAAAGGATATGGCTAAGCACTTCTGGAAGATACTTTCATTATGGTTGCAAACTGAGTTTTTATCAGTTTACCGAAGACAAGGGGAGGAGGTGATGGCAGTGGCATTAGTGGGTCCATGTATCCAGGTCATCCTTAGTACTTCTAATCTGTGTCTCAGTGATACTCATGGGAGAAAAATCCAGAGAGCAGTGACATCAAAAGGCCATAGGAGTAAGAAATAATGTGAATAGAATCCCACTAACTGAGGATGTGTATTGACAAATGGGCTGAAATTAAACACATTGATCCATACAATGTAACAGACAATGACTGAGACTAATAAATGATCCTCATGTTATTTCTAATCACAAGAATATTCTTCTCTCTAGCATTTTCTTCAGTGCGACATTGACATCTTTATTCCTCAGGCTGTAGATCAGGGGATTCAACATAGGCACAACAATAGTATAAAACACAGAAGACACTTTTCCTTGGTCCAGGGAGCTCACGGATGATGGCTGCAGGTACATGAACGCAGCGGATCCAAAGAAAACGGCAACAGCGGAGATGTGGGAGCTGCAGGTGCTGAAGGCTTTGGCTCTGCCTTCGGTGGAGCGGATGCGGAGCATGCTGGCAATGATGAAGATGTAGGAGCTAAGAATCATGAGGCTGGGGGCGAGGATATTAATTGCACTAAAGACTAGAATCAGTAATTCATTGACGTGGGTGCTAGAACAGGAGAGCTTTAAGAGGGAAAGAAGATCACAGAAATAATGGTTGATCACAGCAAATTTGCAGAAGTGAACCCTAAACAAGCAGCCTGTATGAACAAATGCACAAACCAGAGCTATTATATACACTCCCCAAATCAGGGAGAAACAAGCCTGATGGGACATGTTAATATTATAAAGCAGGGGGCTACAGATGGCAACATAGCGGTCGTATGCCATTGCAGCTAACATGTAACACTCTGAGATagcaaaaacaaggaagaaatagagCTGAGTTATGCATTCAGAGTAGGAGATGGTGTTCATCTCTGTCACAAAGTTCACCAGCATTTTGGGGGTAATGACAGTGGAATGGCAGAGATCAATGAAGGACAAATTACTGAGGAAGTAGTACATGGGGGTGTGTAGGTGAGCACTGAGCCCTATCAGTGTGATCATGACCAAGTTCCCCACCACTGTGACCACATAGATTcctaggaagagaaagaaaaggggcagcTGGAGTTCTGGCTGTTGTGTTAGCCCAGTGAGGATAAacgcagccactgtggaaagatTTTCTGCTGCCATGTTCCTGTGAGTGGTTTctgaaggggacagagaaaaaCATGGTTGTTGGGAAAACTTCATTATTCTCTATTGAGAGGAAGATGCCCCATGTAGATGATTCTTGTTTTAGATATCCTCTTGGTCTATATGGTTATTTAACTCTAGGTCAATTTACATAAGTGAAATTCATcgtgatttaatatttattaagcctcattttcaaatataa from Panthera uncia isolate 11264 chromosome D1, Puncia_PCG_1.0, whole genome shotgun sequence harbors:
- the LOC125908670 gene encoding olfactory receptor 8G5-like, translating into MAAENLSTVAAFILTGLTQQPELQLPLFFLFLGIYVVTVVGNLVMITLIGLSAHLHTPMYYFLSNLSFIDLCHSTVITPKMLVNFVTEMNTISYSECITQLYFFLVFAISECYMLAAMAYDRYVAICSPLLYNINMSHQACFSLIWGVYIIALVCAFVHTGCLFRVHFCKFAVINHYFCDLLSLLKLSCSSTHVNELLILVFSAINILAPSLMILSSYIFIIASMLRIRSTEGRAKAFSTCSSHISAVAVFFGSAAFMYLQPSSVSSLDQGKVSSVFYTIVVPMLNPLIYSLRNKDVNVALKKMLERRIFL